From the Solanum stenotomum isolate F172 chromosome 4, ASM1918654v1, whole genome shotgun sequence genome, one window contains:
- the LOC125861586 gene encoding putative late blight resistance protein homolog R1A-3, translating into MEYTSVDDALNHLVRLQSTSGLTLSTKSHLQELKLELEFLRTFLSCLDYSNLEDLLKEIEKVSRNAGRRLQSIRSKQIEDIAKDVNNLAPIVKKEIATLKPKIIDAVSEFPPPMLVIEFIDSLVENLISYQSQSSLPAAKELGELETKLRFLRNFLKFADTRCTEREKLKHLFTHAEEVALEAACFSFMCSSDIDKLAHEAARPFMCSSDINKLAQLQQKIKPDRLEIRWVYVGVVQALKPLATETQISDVDLASFIQTLQDHVKEVLRNPPKWMASLKADIEALCEDLTFLSSYVKDPPMGFNENGKWNDLINVSLKDLQGKLGNWSSFDANPLRHYTELSKLKGQLTRIEDVAIKVGCAIFSYFYVDDIQPVKGKIVVDDLVEKIKQIKEEVQVPLFTLPDVNVSRLDDLGFIRSLLRNLTELLDRQAGPITSLKHQVQLIFDNLEPLSVFLTNHEERRHKNEALKTFATDILFVAHRAEYVIDSLLVRDGPVWYHLLCVSDITGEMKRIRREVEGFKEEKISDAKTENSGAEEDRDTPTTVDSKPTDVANELVVGLEDDIVYLRQQLTRGSKALSVIAIVGMPGVGKTTLAKTVYNDPSIISHFDIRVFLHISQKYESRQLLIQILRDITGQNDTLDKRSFSDLSEMLHKLLKWKRFLILMDDVWDVEAWHGLSASVSDDNYGSKILLTTRSDSVAKNIDVGRGELLIHHVQCLTSNKALELLAKKIFQEEHVPLQLETVAMKIAEKAHGLPLVIGMIAGMLAKEKTVEFWEQALENLQHSKNQNASSVIGMSYENLLDCLRPCFLYFGALPPEAEIPTSKLIRLWIAEGFIQQTEGNSLEDVAMDYLMLLIERNLIMVARKSSRGRVKSCYIHDLIQDFCLAKGKLENFYQLMGSYSGVSTPLDGFKCEHRRLFISSFWDDHNTSRVSGPLVRSLVLNGSTSEFSMFACDVSSVSQNFKLVRVLDLACINVGNTFPAGLEKMTLLRYLAIRGEMNDIPSSIGSLQQLETFVTIGLSGEITIPNAIWSLTNLRHLHITDRASFAPPDNRRKFSDKLPNLRTMSTPFLSYGEDSEEIVRRLASLEKLKCIILESWDTFTKKNMFPRLDFLQQLVSLKLFYYGRVRKTCEFNFPWNLRKLTLSRFCLPWDQISIIGELPNLEVLKLLTKAFEGSLWEVRDVQFLTLKLLILDTLDLEEWHFSDKALPCLERLELQKCKKLKKIPFSIGDIPTLKEIEVKWCNQSIEELALNIQNEQEENGNYMFKVIIHKTDDRVATAN; encoded by the coding sequence ATGGAATACACCTCTGTTGATGACGCCTTGAATCATCTGGTCCGCCTCCAGAGCACCAGTGGCCTGACTTTGTCGACGAAATCCCATCTCCAGGAGCTTAAACTGGAGCTGGAATTCCTGAGAACTTTTCTCAGCTGCCTGGATTACAGCAACTTGGAAgatctcttaaaagagattgaAAAGGTGTCCAGAAATGCAGGCAGACGCCTACAATCCATTCGTTCCAAACAGATCGAAGACATAGCCAAAGATGTGAATAATTTGGCTCCAATAGTAAAAAAGGAAATAGCAACTCTCAAGCCAAAGATCATTGATGCAGTCTCTGAGTTTCCTCCTCCTATGCTGGTGATAGAATTTATCGACTCTCTTGTTGAGAATCTGATCAGCTATCAGAGCCAATCCTCTCTTCCTGCAGCGAAAGAACTCGGAGAACTTGAAACTAAGCTAAGGTTTTTGAGAAACTTTCTCAAATTTGCAGATACACGATGTACCGAGCGTGAGAAGCTCAAACATCTCTTTACTCATGCTGAAGAGGTAGCTCTTGAAGCTGCATGTTTTTCTTTCATGTGTTCTTCGGACATAGACAAGCTTGCTCATGAAGCTGCACGTCCTTTCATGTGTTCTTCGGATATAAACAAGCTTGCTCAACTACAGCAAAAAATAAAGCCTGACAGACTGGAGATCAGATGGGTTTATGTGGGTGTTGTCCAAGCATTGAAGCCGCTAGCAACTGAGACTCAAATTTCAGATGTGGATCTAGCAAGCTTCATACAGACTCTCCAAGATCATGTGAAAGAGGTACTAAGAAACCCGCCAAAATGGATGGCTTCATTGAAGGCCGATATCGAAGCTCTCTGTGAGGATCTCACGTTCCTCAGCTCCTATGTTAAGGACCCTCCAATGGGGTTCAATGAGAATGGGAAGTGGAACGACCTGATAAATGTTTCACTTAAAGATCTTCAAGGAAAACTGGGGAACTGGAGTTCTTTTGATGCAAATCCCCTGAGGCACTATACTGAACTTTCGAAATTGAAAGGCCAGTTGACCCGTATTGAAGATGTGGCTATTAAAGTTGGTTGTGCCATCTTTTCATACTTTTATGTGGATGACATTCAGCCTGTGAAAGGAAAAATTGTAGTTGATGATTTAGTCGAAAAGATAAAGCAGATTAAGGAAGAGGTCCAAGTTCCTTTGTTCACACTGCCTGATGTTAATGTCTCAAGGTTAGATGACCTGGGGTTTATCAGATCTCTCTTAAGAAACCTGACGGAGCTACTCGACAGGCAAGCAGGTCCAATCACTTCCCTGAAGCATCAAGTTCAGCTAATATTTGACAACCTAGAGCCCCTAAGTGTTTTTCTGACCAATCATGAAGAGAGGCGCCATAAGAATGAGGCACTGAAAACATTTGCAACTGATATACTATTTGTTGCACACCGAGCTGAATATGTCATTGACTCGTTATTAGTCAGAGATGGACCTGTATGGTACCATTTGCTTTGTGTTTCTGATATCACTGGAGAGATGAAGAGAATCAGGAGGGAGGTTGAGGGGtttaaagaagagaaaatcTCTGATGCCAAGACAGAGAACTCAGGTGCAGAGGAAGACAGAGACACACCAACGACAGTAGATTCTAAGCCAACAGATGTGGCCAATGAACTGGTCGTGGGATTAGAGGATGATATAGTCTATTTGAGACAGCAGCTGACTAGAGGATCAAAGGCGTTGAGTGTTATAGCTATTGTTGGCATGCCTGGAGTTGGTAAGACAACTCTAGCTAAAACAGTCTACAATGATCCCAGCATTATCAGCCACTTTGATATTCGTGTATTTCTTCATATATCCCAAAAATATGAGAGTCGGCAATTACTAATTCAGATTTTACGTGATATCACCGGACAGAATGACACACTTGATAAAAGGAGTTTTTCTGATTTGTCTGAAATGCTACACAAGCTTCTAAAATGGAAGAGGTTCCTCATTTTGATGGACGATGTATGGGATGTTGAAGCATGGCATGGTTTGAGTGCATCCGTTTCTGATGATAACTATGGAAGTAAGATTCTCTTGACAACTAGATCAGATAGTGTGGCTAAGAATATTGATGTAGGACGTGGAGAACTCCTCATACATCATGTTCAATGTCTTACATCAAATAAAGCCTTGGAATTATTGGCAAAGAAGATATTTCAAGAAGAACATGTTCCTCTACAACTCGAAACAGTCGCGATGAAAATAGCCGAGAAAGCGCATGGCCTACCTCTTGTCATAGGTATGATTGCTGGTATGCTTGCTAAAGAGAAAACAGTTGAGTTTTGGGAACAAGCGCTGGAAAATCTCCAGCATAGTAAGAATCAAAATGCTTCCAGCGTTATTGGAATGAGTTACGAGAATTTACTAGATTGTCTGAGGCCATGCTTTCTCTATTTTGGAGCATTGCCACCGGAGGCTGAAATTCCAACATCCAAGTTGATCAGGTTGTGGATTGCAGAAGGATTTATACAACAAACTGAAGGAAATAGCTTAGAGGATGTGGCAATGGATTACCTAATGCTCCTAATTGAGAGGAATCTTATTATGGTGGCTAGAAAGAGCTCACGCGGTCGGGTGAAATCATGTTACATCCATGATCTGATACAAGATTTTTGTTTAGCTAAAGGCAAACTCGAAAATTTTTATCAGCTGATGGGAAGTTATAGCGGAGTCTCAACTCCCCTGGATGGTTTTAAGTGCGAGCATCGCCGGCtgtttatttcttctttttgggACGATCACAATACATCAAGAGTTTCTGGACCACTTGTCCGAAGCCTGGTGCTAAATGGCAGTACTTCAGAATTTTCCATGTTTGCTTGTGATGTCTCATCTGTGTCTCAGAACTTTAaacttgttagagttttggatTTAGCATGTATAAATGTCGGTAACACTTTTCCTGCTGGTCTAGAAAAGATGACTCTGTTGAGGTACTTGGCAATCAGAGGAGAAATGAACGATATCCCGTCTTCAATTGGCAGCCTCCAGCAATTGGAAACTTTTGTTACAATAGGATTAAGTGGAGAAATTACAATACCTAATGCTATTTGGAGTCTGACAAATTTGAGGCATTTGCATATAACTGATCGTGCTTCTTTTGCCCCCCCTGACAACAGAAGAAAATTTTCAGACAAGTTGCCAAATCTGAGAACAATGTCGACCCCTTTTCTGAGTTATGGGGAAGATTCGGAGGAGATAGTTAGAAGGTTAGCAAGTCTTGAGAAACTGAAATGCATCATTTTGGAATCATGGGACACTTTTACCAAAAAGAACATGTTTCCCAGACTGGACTTTCTACAGCAACTTGTCTCTCTCAAGCTGTTTTACTATGGTAGAGTACGAAAGACGTGTGAGTTCAATTTTCCTTGGAACCTCAGAAAGTTGACCCTATCACGGTTTTGTCTGCCATGGGATCAAATATCAATTATTGGGGAACTTCCCAATCTTGAGGTCCTGAAATTACTGACTAAAGCCTTTGAGGGTAGTCTATGGGAGGTACGAGATGTTCAGTTTCTCACTCTTAAGTTGTTGATATTAGATACACTAGACCTGGAGGAATGGCACTTTTCCGATAAGGCGTTGCCCTGCCTTGAGCGACTGGAGTTGCAGAAATGTAAGAAACTAAAGAAGATCCCATTTAGTATTGGTGACATTCCAACACTAAAGGAGATTGAGGTGAAATGGTGCAACCAATCCATTGAAGAGTTAGCCCTGAACATTCAGaatgaacaagaagaaaatgggAATTACATGTTCAAGGTCATCATCCATAAGACAGATGACCGCGTTGCCACTGcaaactaa
- the LOC125862654 gene encoding disease resistance RPP13-like protein 4, whose product MATAINHVSSHTTEIQREEEEHLPRATSAPQQEVGNQQTMTDHEMKAKKLHELMEDDIQFIDEAYDNLRKYKAEVVKQQERAKEMLKYQEISKVEKVVMRLKTEIPSKVKVRYSEPTDRDAKKKEIIPNREKNKHLAGVHSFYKKDLFKNNVIFKEFKTSFNLLDSQHKQCLLCFSLFPKDATIKKRILMYWWIGEGFIPSGVNAKAETENVLNQLILRNFIHPVYDKCPFKKKAHSCKLQPLAHAAVTMLAESENFIDFDDKGDPIREHTRSLRSCLVPRKDNKLENEESNGKNNSNSQTTSSYKPMAHAVFNLNEAFLRLKREWFTEMKHVNILYLGRWDSTSKKHIEVEEPKDLEGLANIKYVKFLSLQGISGITEIPESISKLWNLNVLDLRACHSLEVIPRGIGSLHNLTHLDLSECYLLSSMPKGLGALTNLVALKGFEVQDSTDKLHSCTLDDLLSMKNLSKLSIHTEIVDFPRRSELSVLKKFEQLRILTIEWGGNLLRNPDPSTVSNVPKREGIARKLSHLITEKKADENVSHPTGFPPILEKLDLKCYPRRSAATWLKPANLPELKELYIRGGELRDLGQFEFGTDPEPWNNVKTLRLKYLTEMEMDWTEFRELFPKVECLEKVKCPKLTMFPCNAHGVWKDKS is encoded by the coding sequence ATGGCAACTGCAATCAACCATGTTTCATCCCACACCACTGAAATACAAAGGGAAGAGGAAGAACATCTCCCCCGAGCAACTTCCGCGCCCCAACAGGAGGTTGGAAACCAGCAAACTATGACTGATCATGAAATGAAAGCAAAGAAATTGCATGAATTGATGGAGGATGATATTCAATTCATTGACGAGGCCTACGATAATCTCAGAAAATACAAAGCTGAGGTCGTGAAACAACAGGAGCGTGCCAAGGAGATGCTTAAATATCAAGAAATTTCCAAGGTCGAGAAGGTGGTTATGAGGTTGAAAACAGAGATACCCTCAAAGGTGAAAGTTAGGTACTCGGAGCCAACAGATAGAGatgcaaaaaagaaagagattatCCCCAATCGCGAAAAGAACAAGCATCTAGCTGGAGTTCATTCTTTCTATAAGAAAGATCTGTTTAAGAACAATGTGATATTCAAAGAATTCAAGACAAGTTTCAATCTCCTTGATAGTCAACACAAACAATGCCTCCTCTGTTTTTCTCTGTTCCCCAAGGATGCAACAATCAAGAAACGGATCCTGATGTACTGGTGGATTGGTGAGGGATTCATTCCATCTGGTGTAAACGCAAAGGCTGAAACGGAGAATGTCTTGAATCAACTCATTTTAAGAAACTTCATCCATCCAGTTTACGATAAGTGCCCTTTTAAGAAAAAAGCTCATAGCTGCAAGTTACAACCTTTGGCTCATGCTGCAGTAACCATGCTGGCTGAGAGTGAAAATTTCATTGATTTTGATGACAAAGGCGACCCTATCAGAGAGCATACTCGTTCTCTAAGATCTTGTCTCGTTCCTCGGAAAGACAACAAGTTGGAGAATGAGGAGTCCAATGGCAAGAACAATTCCAATTCGCAAACAACCTCGTCATATAAACCCATGGCTCATGCGGTGTTTAATTTGAATGAAGCCTTTCTAAGGCTTAAACGCGAATGGTTTACCGAGATGAAGCATGTGAACATTCTTTACTTGGGAAGGTGGGATAGCACAAGCAAGAAGCATATTGAGGTGGAGGAACCTAAAGATTTAGAAGGCCTAGCTAATATAAAGTATGTTAAATTCTTGAGCTTGCAAGGAATTTCAGGGATAACAGAGATCCCTGAGTCAATTTCAAAGCTCTGGAACCTTAATGTCTTAGATCTCAGAGCTTGCCACAGCCTTGAGGTGATCCCGCGGGGCATTGGTTCACTTCATAATTTGACACACTTGGACTTATCGGAGTGTTACTTACTCAGTAGCATGCCAAAAGGTCTCGGGGCGCTAACAAATCTTGTGGCGCTCAAGGGATTTGAAGTTCAAGATTCAACAGACAAATTACACTCATGCACTCTGGATGATTTGTTGTCCATGAAAAACTTAAGTAAATTAAGTATTCATACGGAAATCGTGGATTTCCCCAGACGGAGTGAGTTGTCCGTGCTTAAGAAATTCGAACAACTCCGCATCCTAACTATAGAATGGGGAGGAAATTTGTTACGGAATCCTGACCCCAGTACTGTGTCCAACGTTCCTAAACGTGAGGGAATTGCAAGAAAATTGTCTCATTTAATTACTGAGAAAAAAGCGGATGAGAATGTCTCACATCCAACAGGTTTTCCTCCAATATTGGAGAAGTTGGACCTGAAATGTTATCCTAGGAGAAGTGCTGCCACTTGGTTAAAACCTGCCAATTTGCCAGAGCTGAAGGAACTGTACATTAGAGGAGGGGAACTTCGCGATTTGGGTCAATTCGAGTTTGGAACTGATCCAGAACCTTGGAATAACGTGAAAACACTACGTCTGAAGTACTTGACAGAAATGGAGATGGACTGGACAGAATTTCGAGAATTGTTCCCGAAGGTGGAATGTCTGGAGAAAGTGAAATGCCCAAAGCTCACTATGTTCCCTTGCAATGCCCATGGAGTTTGGAAGGACAAGAGTTAA
- the LOC125861585 gene encoding putative late blight resistance protein homolog R1A-4, producing MSQNTSIEDTLKRLDWLEDYSELNANAKDQIRTLRMHLRFLKTFLVSVAKLSAKDMNDFMSRVQKSVQNVRDGLCDENRAVNLEKLISGLVQEIKKLIPDITKYYISLSRLETTMSNGCRVELVNSLLKNLMDLIKYKTGLTVVSLQQIEALEVKFRFLRNFVWFSSINCINHPNIQDLLALIEVVSSTVACLSFQCLFEDEIDEDMEKKMKAKFSQVLWTIELIRPGMRDAYINSLKDLPSRLDSSSTMVNEVVMGFLRSFLDDVEELLRNKSILNASAEIQLQNLREELKFLIALLIDHAMQDYILAHTEAVARKTAPVIHLLLVSTKDDGAINEVVLYELHDLLNEINLVKKEMRKALPDPSESMRSNFPMKKNASVLIDFVLQALTEILSYKTESIALVRHQVKIAEAELECLKILLDDKLLELEANEEEDLQMAVTDVVHEAKHAIGSFIIQERPLWYCMLQLSDAIKKIRSVNHKLSAPFGETVEIGVDADAQSSDSLSSVSTIQVYKMEVTGEDRNTEAEELKRRLNTGSARLAVISVVVTSKQNVNFVREVFYDRTIVGHFQVCAWINVRQEYDKRALLIDILIRIVKDAEFAQSVNQLSEKETAKEMDKRLQKVRYLIVLDNTLSTGTWDTISGCFQNNNNGNSENQLVNGPIKNISGSSVV from the exons ATGAGTCAAAATACCAGCATCGAAGATACCTTAAAGCGTTTGGATTGGCTAGAAGATTACAGTGAATTGAATGCTAATGCCAAGGATCAAATCAGAACTCTTAGAATGCACCTAAGATTTCTGAAGACGTTTCTTGTATCAGTAGCAAAGTTGTCGGCCAAGGACATGAATGACTTCATGAGTCGTGTCCAGAAATCGGTCCAAAATGTTAGAGATGGACTTTGTGATGAAAATAGAGCCGTCAATTTGGAGAAACTGATTTCTGGTTTGGTTCAGGAAATCAAGAAGCTCATACCGGATATCACAAAATATTACATCTCTCTTTCGCGGTTGGAGACTACGATGAGCAATGGATGTCGGGTGGAACTTGTCAACTCTCTGTTAAAGAATCTGATGGATCTGATAAAATACAAGACTGGTCTGACTGTCGTTTCCCTACAACAAATTGAGGCACTTGAGGTGAAGTTTCGGTTTCTGAGAAATTTTGTTTGGTTCAGCTCCATAAACTGCATCAACCATCCGAATATACAAGATCTATTAGCACTAATTGAAGTAGTGTCTAGCACTGTGGCATGTCTATCATTTCAGTGCCTTTTTGAGGATGAAATCGACGAGGATATGGAGAAAAAGATGAAAGCAAAGTTCTCTCAGGTACTGTGGACAATTGAGCTGATTCGGCCAGGGATGAGAGATGCTTATATCAACAGCCTCAAGGATCTACCATCGCGACTGGATAGCAGTAGTACCATGGTAAATGAAGTTGTCATGGGATTTCTCCGCTCTTTCCTCGATGATGTGGAGGAGCTCCTAAGGAACAAATCAATTCTGAACGCTTCTGCAGAAATTCAATTGCAAAACCTTAGGGAAGAGTTGAAATTTCTGATAGCTTTACTGATAGATCATGCCATGCAAGACTATATCTTGGCACACACAGAAGCTGTGGCCAGAAAGACTGCTCCTGTGATCCACTTGCTTCTGGTTAGCACAAAGGATGACGGTGCTATCAACGAAGTCGTTCTGTACGAATTACATGACCTGTTGAATGAAATCAATCTTgtgaagaaagagatgaggaagGCGCTCCCTGATCCCTCGGAATCAATGAGATCAAACTTCCCGATGAAGAAAAATGCATCGGTcctaattgattttgttttacaAGCTCTCACAGAGATTCTTAGCTACAAGACAGAGTCAATTGCTTTAGTTAGGCATCAAGTCAAAATAGCAGAGGCTGAATTAGAGTGCCTGAAAATTTTACTTGACGACAAACTTCTTGAGCTGGAGGCCAATGAAGAAGAGGATCTCCAAATGGCGGTCACTGATGTAGTGCACGAGGCAAAACATGCTATCGGCTCATTTATCATACAGGAACGCCCTCTTTGGTATTGTATGTTACAACTGTCTGATGCCATAAAGAAGATTCGGAGTGTTAATCATAAGCTGTCTGCTCCTTTCGGCGAGACTGTTGAGATTGGGGTGGATGCTGATGCACAGAGTTCGGATTCATTGTCATCAGTATCTACAATTCAAGTGTACAAAATGGAAGTGACCGGTGAGGACAGGAATACTGAGGCTGAAGAACTCAAAAGGAGGCTTAATACAGGATCTGCTCGACTAGCTGTTATCTCAGTTGTTGTGACGTCAAAGCAAAATGTCAACTTTGTTAGAGAAGTCTTCTATGATCGCACCATTGTTGGTCATTTTCAAGTTTGCGCATGGATTAATGTTCGACAAGAATATGATAAACGAGCACTGCTGATTGACATTTTGATCCGTATTGTCAAAGATGCTGAGTTTGCTCAATCAGTTAATCAGCTAAGTGAGAAAGAGACTGCAAAAGAAATGGACAAACGTTTACAGAAAGTCAGGTACCTTATTGTGTTGGATAATACGCTGTCCACGGGGACATGGGATACCATAAGTGGCTGTTTTCAAAATAACAACAATGGAA ATTCAGAAAATCAATTGGTCAATGGCCCCATCAAAAACATCTCAGGATCCTCTGTGGTTTGA
- the LOC125861584 gene encoding probable disease resistance protein At4g19060, translated as MAGETETYLWDKLVLAQKAEQGREDCLSKFPCKIQKHFVNVICLLGQGENGDLSESSRRGDLYHLCNALANCQMVLERKGVYSLGGIRFLITLNSKLKKMESRLKGTTSGGVTRQEGDIDDEKIIMNECHDRWSCRTVDRNRVFGFREKENFMERFLIRRDNEFKAICISGVAGVGKTTLCQLTFNNEQVMKNFFPRIWVCMSKSPEVTDDDYKKEVLKRMLKCIGVEDQVIDFKDDEGRDHVVGLLFALRNVLKGTRYLIVLDDTFYINFFDDLWSEPELLKVYDDTQTLALGLPKQHGGAVIVTTRSNEELGKKMVNKDNVYPLLPLTNKSCLEILKDSAGEKVKQLLKDQTDDDLEDTIMSKLGGLPLAAKIMGTIMKQQLDKIPEN; from the coding sequence ATGGCTGGCGAGACAGAAACATATCTATGGGATAAACTTGTTTTAGCACAAAAGGCAGAGCAGGGACGTGAAGATTGTCTATCAAAGTTTCCTTGTAAAATCCAAAAGCATTTTGTAAACGTAATTTGCTTGCTTGGACAGGGTGAAAATGGTGATCTTTCAGAATCGAGCCGTAGGGGAGACCTATACCATCTCTGCAATGCTCTTGCAAATTGTCAAATGGTACTGGAAAGGAAAGGCGTTTACTCCCTTGGGGGAATCCGATTTCTTATTACACTAAACagcaaattaaagaaaatggaaAGTAGACTTAAAGGAACGACTAGTGGTGGAGTTACACGACAGGAGGGGGATATTGatgatgaaaaaattattatgaatgAATGTCACGACAGGTGGAGTTGTAGGACAGTTGATAGAAACAGAGTATTCGGGTTTAGGGAAAAGGAGAATTTCATGGAGAGATTCCTTATCCGGAGGGATAATGAATTCAAGGCAATTTGTATTTCTGGTGTGGCTGGAGTTGGGAAGACAACACTGTGCCAATTAACTTTCAATAACGAGCAAGTAATGAAAAACTTCTTTCCTCGGATTTGGGTTTGTATGTCAAAATCACCCGAGGTTACTGATGACGACTATAAGAAAGAGGTTTTAAAAAGGATGCTCAAGTGTATCGGTGTTGAAGACCAAGTGATCGACTTTAAAGACGACGAAGGTAGAGATCATGTTGTGGGGTTACTTTTTGCTCTCCGAAATGTACTCAAAGGTACAAGGTATTTGATTGTGCTGGATGACaccttctatatcaatttcttCGATGACTTATGGTCAGAGCCAGAATTATTGAAAGTTTACGACGACACTCAAACACTCGCGCTTGGATTGCCAAAACAACATGGTGGAGCTGTTATTGTCACAACTCGGTCAAATGAAGAATTGGGGAAGAAAATGGTTAACAAGGATAACGTATATCCCCTTCTGCCATTGACCAACAAGAGTTGTCTGGAGATATTGAAAGATTCAGCTGGAGAAAAAGTGAAGCAATTGCTTAAAGATCAGACTGATGATGATCTAGAGGATACAATTATGAGCAAATTAGGTGGTCTCCCTTTGGCTGCCAAGATCATGGGGACAATCATGAAACAACAACTTGACAAAATCCCAGAAAACTAA